GACCAAACGGCCCATCAACGGGGCAAAGACGATGTTGACCACAAGGTTGATCAAATACAGCTGCGTGATCTCATGGACCTCTAGCCCGAAAAGCTCGACCATCATAAAGCCCGCGAAAACCACGAAGATTTGACGGCGCGCGCCCGACATGAACTGCAGCGCGTAATAAAGCCAGTAGCGGCGACGCAGGACGAAAGTCTTCAACTGCGGATGCGGGCTTTCGAATTGGGGATAGGCAAAATAGGCGAAAACCGCGACAAACGTAGTGAACCCGCCAGCAGCCATGTAAACAAAAGCGTAACTTAGGTCGTAGGTCTTCCACGTGCCCACAATCAACAGATAGGCCACAAGCGTCGCACCCGACCCTGCAGCGGTCAGCCACCCTAACATCTGGGGCGCGCGTTTGATGTCGATCCATTGCAATTGCAGCGATTGGTTCACGGTTTCAAAGTAGTGAAATCCGATCGACGACAGCATCGTGATCGTCAAAATTCCCGCCATCGACGGAAAATAGGCCGTGATCGCGGTCGCAACGCCCAACATCACAAGGGCCACAATCCCTAACACCTGTTCGCGCATGAACATGATCAAAGCGATCACACCAATCGCAAAGAAACCGGGAATTTCGCGGACTGTATGCAGCCAACCAATGTCAGAGCCGTCGAAATTCGCGACCTCAATGACAAAATTGTTCAGCAATGCAGACCATGTCGCAAAAGCAACCGGCAGCGCCATCGCGAACAGAAATAGCAGCGTCACAGGCCGCTGCCAGAATGGCAGGTGCCGGGCATCTTCAAGGCGGACGATATTCATGAGCCAGGCTTACGCCCCTTATACGGGATTGGAAAGCGCGGCTTACGCGTCAGTAAAAGCTTTGCGGATCGATATCGATGGCCATCCGCAATTCGCCGCGCAGCTTGAACTGACCGGCCCATTGCGCCAGCGCTTGTTGAAGCGGCGCTGACTTTTCTGCTTTGACCAATAACCGAACGCGGTGCCGTCCGCGTACCCGTGCGATAGGTGCTGGCGCGGGACCAAAAACCTGTGCGCCAATCCGGCGCAATGGCCCGTCTTGGCGTGCCATCGCGTTGCCCAGATCGAACACCTCTTCCGCCGTCGTTCCGCTAAGGATGATCCCCGCCATGCGACCATAGGGCGGCACGCCAGCGTCTTTGCGTTCATGCGCCTCGGCCGCCCAGAATGCTTCTTCGTCGCCAGCCAAAATCGCACGAATCACGCCGTGTTCGGGCTGATAAGTTTGCAGCAACGCCTCACCGGGGGTTTCGGCCCGTCCGGCGCGCCCTGCAACCTGTCGCATCAGTTGGAACGTACGTTCGGCGGCACGCAGATCAGAACCTTGCAATCCAAGATCCGCATCAATGACCCCCACAAGCGTAAGCTTTGGAAAGTTATGGCCTTTTGCCACCAGTTGCGTCCCGATGATGATGTCGGTGCCGCCCTGCGCGATTTCTTCGATATGCGCCTTCATAGCGCGGGCAGAGCCGTACAGATCGGAAGACAAAACAGCGACGCGGGCATCCGGAAACAGATCCGTAATCTCTTCGCCCATGCGTTCAACACCGGGGCCAACGGCGCTGAGTTTATCCTCAGCTTCGCAATGCGGACAGACGTTTGGCATCGGTTTGGTTTCACCACATTGGTGGCACATCAATCGCTTGAGAAAGCGGTGTTCGACCATCCGCGCATCGCAATGATCGCAGCCAATTTGATGCCCACAAGCGCGACACAGCGTGATTGGCGCGTAACCACGGCGGTTCAGGAAAACAAGCGATTGTTCCCCTTTTTCAATGCGTTGCGCAATGGCTTGGCGCAACGAAGGGGACACCCATTTGCCGCCTGGCAGGTCTTCGACACGCATGTCGATAGCCGACATTTTCGGCATGATTGCCGGACCGTAACGCGATTTTAACTCAAGCCGCTTATATTTGCCCTGATCCGCATTCGCCCAGCTTTCCAGACTTGGTGTGGCCGACGCCAAGACAACCTGTGCCCCATTAATCGCCGCCCGCAAAACGGTCATATCGCGGGCGTTATAAAGGACACCATCCTCTTGTTTATATGACGTATCATGTTCCTCATCGACGACGATGAGACCCAGATTTTGGAACGGCAGGAACAACGCGGATCGCGCACCCACGATCAGCTGTGCGTCCCCCTGCCCGACCATCCGCCAACAGCGGCGGCGTTCGGTCATCGTCACGCCGGAATGCCATTCGGCTGGTTTCATGCCGAACCGCGCTTCGACCCTGTTAATGAATTCGCCAGATAGCGCGATTTCCGGCAGCAACACCAACGCCTGACGCCCCATGCGCAGACATTCGGCAACCGCTTCGAGGTAGACTTCGGTTTTGCCGGAACCCGTCACGCCCTTTAGTAGCGTCGTCCCGTATTTGTCGCTGCGCAGATCGGCGCGTAACGCATCTGCACCTACCGCCTGATCAGGGCTGAGTTCTTTGCCGCCGTAGTCCGGATCGAGCATCGGATAGGGCATGTCGCGAGGGGCGTCGACTTCGGCGACCGCACCCAATTTCACCAGCCCCTTCACCACAGAGGACCCAACACCCGCCATGTCAGCCAGTTCTTTTAGGGTAAACGACAGGCCACCATAGTCGCGCAAAACCTCTAGCACCTTGGTGCGGGCCGCCGTCAAGCGGTCAGGTTCTTGGTCGCCCAGACGGTAGACTTTACGCATCGACGGGGCATCACCCAATCCCGGTGCACGGGTCGCGAGCCGCAGCATCGCGTGCAACGGTGTCAGCGTGTAGTCGGCGGCGCGCGTCAGGAATTGCCGCATCTCGTCACGCATGGGCGCGACATCCAGCACCCGAATGACCGACCTTACCTTGTTGTAATCAAAGTCACCCTTGCCCGGTCCCCAAACAACGCCTAGCACTTTGCGCGGCCCCAACGGGACTTCGACGAATGCACCAAGGTGACAGCCACCTTCGGTCGCCTTGTAATCAAGGAACCTGTCCAGCGGCTGGGCCGTCAAAACGGCGACCAATTCACCTTCGTGGAAGAATTCTTGGCTCAAGCGTGATCCCCTTCGGGCGATTGGCAGTTGCGGTATGGGCTTTTCGCCCTGTCCGTTCTGAGGTAAACGCTGGCGCAACAAACGCCAACCCATTCCCCGGAGGGATTACAGATGAAGTTTTTCGTAGATACGGCTGAAATTGACGAGATCAAGGAACTGCACGCCCTTGGCATGGTTGACGGCGTGACAACCAACCCGTCCCTGATCGCCAAATCAGGTCGCGACATTCTGGAAGTCACGAAAGAAATTTGTGACATCGTATCTGGTCCTGTGTCCGCCGAAGTGGTCGCATTGGACGCGGAAACCATGCTGGCCGAGGGCCGCAAGTTGGCCAAAATCGCTGACAACATCGCCGTGAAAGTGCCACTGACATGGGCCGGTTTGCAAACCTGCAAGGCGCTGTCCGACGAAGGCACGATGGTTAACGTGACGCTGTGTTTCTCTGCTAACCAAGCGCTTTTGGCTGCCAAAGCTGGTGCGACATTCATCAGCCCGTTCATCGGCCGCTTGGATGACATCAACTTAGACGGTCTCGAATTGATCGAAGATATTCGGACAATTTACGACAACTACGGCTTCGACACACAGATTCTTGCCGCCTCCATCCGGTCGGCGAACCACATGTCCGAATGTGCGAAAATTGGTGCGGATGTCTGCACTGCGCCCCCTAAAGTGATCAAAGCGATGGCAAACCACGTTCTGACGGACAAAGGATTGGCCGGTTTCATGGCTGATATCGAAAAAGCAGGTATCACAATCCTTTAAGAAAATGCCGATTTATGGTAAACGAATGGCGGCCTACGGGTCGCCATTTTCGTTTGATCGGGGCCAAGTTGGTGTCAGCGCACATCTATCTTTATCGTCATGCTGCTGTCGATTTTGACAACACGGAACGCGTTGCGTTTCGTGATTTTCGCGCCTTGGTTGATGCATATAACGCGGCCCCTTTGGTCGCGTTCCTACCGACGCAACCGACCCCGCGTTGCGATTATATTTTCACCAGCAGCCTCAGACGCAGCCCCGATACGGCGATGGAAGTCTTTGGGTTC
The Rhodobacteraceae bacterium S2214 genome window above contains:
- a CDS encoding MFS transporter, with product MNIVRLEDARHLPFWQRPVTLLFLFAMALPVAFATWSALLNNFVIEVANFDGSDIGWLHTVREIPGFFAIGVIALIMFMREQVLGIVALVMLGVATAITAYFPSMAGILTITMLSSIGFHYFETVNQSLQLQWIDIKRAPQMLGWLTAAGSGATLVAYLLIVGTWKTYDLSYAFVYMAAGGFTTFVAVFAYFAYPQFESPHPQLKTFVLRRRYWLYYALQFMSGARRQIFVVFAGFMMVELFGLEVHEITQLYLINLVVNIVFAPLMGRLVSVFGERRALLFEYAGLIVVFLAYGGVYYFGWGVIVAAGLYVVDHIFFALALALKTYFQKIADPQDIAPTAAVAFTINHIAAVFLPAALGYLWLTSPTAVFVLAACMASVSFALALLIPRHPVPGYETRLQTPLARVA
- a CDS encoding primosomal protein N'; translated protein: MSQEFFHEGELVAVLTAQPLDRFLDYKATEGGCHLGAFVEVPLGPRKVLGVVWGPGKGDFDYNKVRSVIRVLDVAPMRDEMRQFLTRAADYTLTPLHAMLRLATRAPGLGDAPSMRKVYRLGDQEPDRLTAARTKVLEVLRDYGGLSFTLKELADMAGVGSSVVKGLVKLGAVAEVDAPRDMPYPMLDPDYGGKELSPDQAVGADALRADLRSDKYGTTLLKGVTGSGKTEVYLEAVAECLRMGRQALVLLPEIALSGEFINRVEARFGMKPAEWHSGVTMTERRRCWRMVGQGDAQLIVGARSALFLPFQNLGLIVVDEEHDTSYKQEDGVLYNARDMTVLRAAINGAQVVLASATPSLESWANADQGKYKRLELKSRYGPAIMPKMSAIDMRVEDLPGGKWVSPSLRQAIAQRIEKGEQSLVFLNRRGYAPITLCRACGHQIGCDHCDARMVEHRFLKRLMCHQCGETKPMPNVCPHCEAEDKLSAVGPGVERMGEEITDLFPDARVAVLSSDLYGSARAMKAHIEEIAQGGTDIIIGTQLVAKGHNFPKLTLVGVIDADLGLQGSDLRAAERTFQLMRQVAGRAGRAETPGEALLQTYQPEHGVIRAILAGDEEAFWAAEAHERKDAGVPPYGRMAGIILSGTTAEEVFDLGNAMARQDGPLRRIGAQVFGPAPAPIARVRGRHRVRLLVKAEKSAPLQQALAQWAGQFKLRGELRMAIDIDPQSFY
- the fsa gene encoding fructose-6-phosphate aldolase; its protein translation is MKFFVDTAEIDEIKELHALGMVDGVTTNPSLIAKSGRDILEVTKEICDIVSGPVSAEVVALDAETMLAEGRKLAKIADNIAVKVPLTWAGLQTCKALSDEGTMVNVTLCFSANQALLAAKAGATFISPFIGRLDDINLDGLELIEDIRTIYDNYGFDTQILAASIRSANHMSECAKIGADVCTAPPKVIKAMANHVLTDKGLAGFMADIEKAGITIL